A single uncultured Methanolobus sp. DNA region contains:
- a CDS encoding VanZ family protein, whose protein sequence is MQELLKNKYIAFIALYFLQLIQLILKLVSWLQHFDYMKHKKEILISITILYAGFIFYLSAQANLSIPGSIFKIPILYELADLAKSLGLGFLIDIADYAHEHIDKVAHLFLYFGLGVLLHLTFKNSDHVILRKYAAIFAVILGIIYGISDEFHQSFVPGRSSSVHDLLADGIGVTIAQILFLILILMNLRRKKEVNDRETDPGEKEF, encoded by the coding sequence ATGCAGGAACTTCTTAAAAACAAATATATTGCATTCATTGCTCTTTATTTTCTTCAATTGATACAGTTGATCCTTAAGCTGGTTTCATGGCTACAGCACTTTGATTACATGAAACACAAAAAAGAGATCCTTATATCCATTACTATTCTTTATGCAGGTTTTATATTCTACCTGTCCGCCCAGGCCAATCTAAGTATACCAGGCTCAATTTTCAAAATTCCAATTTTGTATGAGCTGGCTGACCTTGCAAAAAGTCTTGGTCTTGGTTTTCTCATAGATATTGCGGATTATGCTCATGAGCATATTGATAAAGTAGCTCATCTGTTCCTCTATTTCGGTTTAGGTGTACTCCTGCATCTCACATTTAAAAACTCAGACCATGTTATTCTCAGGAAGTATGCAGCCATCTTTGCTGTGATACTTGGTATTATCTATGGGATCAGCGATGAATTCCATCAGTCCTTTGTGCCGGGTCGCTCCTCCAGTGTGCATGACCTTCTGGCTGATGGAATAGGTGTGACCATAGCACAGATACTGTTCCTTATCCTTATACTGATGAACCTGCGCAGGAAAAAAGAAGTGAATGACCGGGAAACAGATCCCGGTGAAAAAGAGTTTTAA
- a CDS encoding nucleotide sugar dehydrogenase, whose protein sequence is MSQKLENILKEKGPIKKIGVIGMGYVGIPAAALFADSEKFDHVLGFQRDSPSSGYKIEMINRGESPLKGEEPGLEELLKKVTDAGKFECTPDFSRISELDAVTLAIQTPFADPKALEPDFGALKEGIRNVGRYLKPGMLVVLESTITPGTTDGMAREILEEESGLKAGEDFALAHAPERVMVGRLLRNIQEHDRIVGGIDKPSTDRAVELYSPVLTKGKVIPMSATAAEVTKTAENTFRDLQIAAANQLALYCEAMGINVYDVRAGIDSLKGEGITRAILWPGAGVGGHCLTKDTYHLERGVKLGTETLDYPEDAESIYVLARRVNDFMPAHMYNLTVAALKRLNVDIKGAKIAMLGWAFINDSDDARNPPSEPYRDMVLEAGAELKVHDPHVLSYPDVELLKDSNETLKGADAVVIFTGHKEYFSLKPADIKKLTGKENTVIIDGRNVIDPDTFINAGFVYKGIGRGDKNSHAIVGQ, encoded by the coding sequence ATGAGCCAGAAACTCGAGAATATTTTGAAAGAGAAAGGGCCTATTAAGAAAATAGGTGTTATTGGAATGGGTTATGTGGGTATCCCTGCAGCAGCCCTTTTTGCTGATTCTGAAAAGTTTGACCATGTACTTGGATTCCAGAGGGATTCCCCTTCATCAGGTTATAAGATAGAGATGATCAACCGTGGTGAAAGTCCGCTTAAAGGCGAGGAACCGGGACTTGAGGAACTCCTCAAAAAGGTCACCGATGCAGGCAAGTTCGAATGTACACCTGACTTTTCCAGGATATCCGAACTTGATGCGGTCACACTGGCAATCCAGACCCCGTTTGCAGATCCTAAGGCGCTTGAGCCTGACTTTGGAGCTCTTAAAGAGGGTATCCGCAATGTTGGCAGATACCTGAAACCAGGAATGCTTGTTGTTCTTGAATCCACCATCACTCCAGGAACCACCGATGGAATGGCAAGGGAGATCCTTGAGGAAGAATCTGGCCTTAAGGCCGGAGAGGACTTTGCACTTGCACATGCTCCTGAAAGAGTAATGGTTGGAAGACTTCTCCGCAATATCCAGGAACATGACAGGATCGTTGGTGGTATTGATAAGCCAAGCACCGACAGGGCAGTGGAGCTCTATTCACCTGTGCTCACAAAGGGGAAGGTCATACCAATGAGCGCAACTGCTGCTGAAGTTACAAAGACCGCAGAGAACACATTCAGGGACCTGCAGATAGCAGCAGCGAACCAGCTTGCACTTTACTGCGAGGCCATGGGGATCAATGTCTATGATGTAAGAGCCGGTATTGACAGTTTGAAAGGAGAAGGTATTACAAGAGCCATACTCTGGCCTGGTGCCGGTGTTGGTGGACACTGTCTTACCAAGGATACATATCACCTTGAACGTGGTGTAAAACTTGGAACCGAAACCCTTGATTACCCAGAAGATGCAGAATCCATCTATGTGCTTGCACGCAGGGTCAACGACTTCATGCCTGCGCACATGTACAACCTGACTGTTGCCGCACTTAAGAGACTGAACGTGGACATAAAGGGAGCAAAGATAGCCATGCTCGGCTGGGCCTTTATCAATGACTCTGATGATGCACGCAATCCACCTTCTGAGCCATATAGGGACATGGTCCTTGAAGCAGGAGCAGAACTTAAAGTTCATGACCCACATGTTCTCAGCTATCCGGATGTCGAGCTGCTGAAAGACTCAAATGAGACACTGAAGGGAGCAGATGCGGTTGTTATATTCACCGGTCACAAGGAGTATTTCAGTCTGAAACCTGCAGACATAAAGAAACTCACCGGAAAGGAAAACACTGTGATCATAGACGGCAGGAATGTCATCGATCCTGACACATTCATAAATGCAGGATTTGTGTACAAGGGCATAGGCCGCGGTGACAAGAACAGTCATGCAATCGTTGGCCAGTGA
- a CDS encoding NAD-dependent epimerase/dehydratase family protein, which yields MKKVLITGGIGQVGSYLVDTMHDSYEVTVLDNLSCGKEPDLPSNVSFVKDDIRSPDARELASQSDIIIHTAAQISVARSMSEPLFDADTNVFGTLNLLEGARVGNIERFVYISSAAVYGNPEYVPIDEKHPQNPMSPYGASKLCGEKYCSMYHHAYGLPTVSIRPFNIYSPRQDPSNPYSGVISKFIGRLKEGLPPMIFGDGSNTRDFVSAHDVVDMITMLAGGAGEDGEVYNVGTGTVTRIDELAQIVLDIFDSSMDIVYKDPMPGDIKHSSSCIEKAKAIGFEPKVDLYNGLEEIIEE from the coding sequence ATGAAGAAGGTTCTTATTACCGGCGGTATTGGTCAGGTAGGTAGTTATTTAGTTGACACGATGCATGACAGCTACGAAGTTACAGTACTGGATAACCTGTCTTGCGGTAAGGAACCGGATCTGCCTTCAAATGTCAGCTTTGTAAAGGATGACATAAGATCTCCTGATGCCAGGGAACTCGCATCCCAAAGTGACATCATAATTCATACAGCAGCCCAGATAAGTGTTGCACGCTCTATGTCCGAGCCTTTATTTGATGCAGATACTAATGTATTTGGTACCCTGAACCTTCTGGAAGGTGCCAGGGTAGGCAATATTGAGCGTTTTGTCTACATAAGTTCCGCTGCAGTTTATGGCAATCCTGAATACGTCCCAATTGATGAGAAACATCCTCAGAATCCCATGTCACCATACGGTGCCAGCAAGCTCTGTGGAGAAAAATACTGCAGCATGTATCACCATGCATATGGTCTGCCAACTGTTAGTATAAGACCATTTAACATCTACAGTCCAAGACAGGATCCATCCAACCCCTATTCTGGTGTGATCTCCAAATTCATAGGCAGGTTAAAGGAAGGCCTTCCCCCCATGATTTTCGGCGACGGTTCAAACACCAGGGATTTCGTATCCGCACATGATGTCGTTGATATGATAACAATGCTTGCAGGTGGTGCCGGTGAGGACGGCGAGGTCTATAATGTGGGGACGGGTACGGTTACCCGTATAGATGAATTGGCACAGATCGTTCTTGATATATTTGATAGTTCCATGGACATAGTGTACAAAGACCCTATGCCAGGTGACATAAAACATAGTTCATCATGCATTGAAAAGGCAAAAGCTATCGGTTTTGAACCGAAGGTCGATCTTTATAATGGTCTTGAAGAGATTATAGAAGAATGA